From the genome of Kaistella daneshvariae, one region includes:
- a CDS encoding LUD domain-containing protein yields the protein MSLFKKLVGKILNQPEEENEQDLVKLGDQLKNADLDYKFAQLFTHSGGFFNYCADEAEALNTLNHILKIEQVKSVFCWDQDLKNFLDVISIPYTTNLELFNDCAFITCEYLIAYDGRIMLSHNNILHYHSSRLPEKIIIMANVSQIVTNLNDAMSKIKRNGNIRNLTSISGSNSKLDTPNKDNTKLFLLLLED from the coding sequence TTGAGTCTATTTAAAAAATTGGTCGGGAAAATATTAAATCAACCTGAAGAAGAAAACGAACAGGATTTGGTTAAACTTGGAGATCAGCTGAAAAATGCTGACCTCGATTATAAGTTTGCGCAATTATTTACCCATTCCGGCGGATTTTTTAATTATTGCGCTGATGAAGCGGAAGCGCTCAACACCCTAAATCATATTCTGAAAATTGAGCAGGTAAAATCGGTTTTTTGCTGGGATCAGGACCTAAAAAATTTCCTGGATGTCATCAGCATTCCCTACACCACCAATCTTGAACTTTTCAATGACTGTGCGTTTATCACCTGCGAATATCTCATCGCGTACGACGGCAGAATTATGCTTTCGCATAATAATATCCTACACTATCATTCTTCCCGCCTTCCAGAGAAAATTATAATCATGGCGAATGTTTCGCAAATTGTGACCAATCTGAACGATGCGATGAGCAAAATCAAACGCAACGGAAATATCCGAAATCTCACTTCGATTAGCGGCAGCAATTCAAAACTAGATACTCCGAATAAGGATAATACAAAACTTTTCTTACTTTTGCTGGAAGATTAA
- a CDS encoding phosphatidate cytidylyltransferase, whose translation MDKNLILRLFGGALYGLLVIMCTTPLGAEWINSVFPGLVKQQNLFYGLMTFFLFVGAWECIRIMKFDPKSWEKWVVFPLIILVFYYFSKRYFQHGFYFNFNLSEILALSLIVIAVITLFKFPKELYFDNGKLIFTVIYTALPFSFALGLPKFSMVEETFTLEVFFLFVLIWSSDSFAFFTGKFFGKHKMAPKISPKKTWEGFAGGVFFTLIIGYFIEMKFPDLRGNYIIVGFLVSVFAPFGDLVESQLKRNFGVKDSGNIIPGHGGILDRLDSFIICAPVVYLYFILEKLF comes from the coding sequence TTGGATAAAAATCTAATTCTACGCCTTTTTGGTGGTGCTTTATATGGCTTGCTTGTCATCATGTGTACAACTCCTCTTGGCGCGGAATGGATTAATTCAGTTTTTCCTGGTTTGGTAAAACAGCAGAATCTTTTTTATGGGCTGATGACTTTTTTTCTTTTTGTGGGCGCCTGGGAATGCATCCGCATCATGAAGTTTGACCCAAAAAGTTGGGAAAAATGGGTCGTTTTCCCGCTCATAATTCTGGTCTTTTATTACTTTTCAAAGCGGTATTTTCAGCACGGTTTTTATTTCAACTTCAACCTTTCCGAAATATTGGCGCTATCGCTGATCGTAATTGCGGTCATCACTTTATTTAAATTTCCCAAAGAACTTTACTTCGACAACGGGAAACTTATTTTCACTGTCATATATACTGCATTGCCGTTTAGTTTCGCTTTAGGTTTACCGAAGTTTTCGATGGTTGAAGAAACTTTTACCTTGGAAGTTTTCTTTCTTTTTGTGCTCATTTGGAGCAGTGATTCATTCGCCTTTTTCACCGGAAAATTTTTCGGAAAGCATAAAATGGCGCCGAAGATTTCACCGAAAAAAACCTGGGAAGGATTTGCCGGCGGCGTTTTTTTCACCCTTATAATCGGGTATTTTATCGAAATGAAATTTCCAGATTTACGCGGAAATTATATCATCGTAGGATTTCTGGTTTCGGTTTTTGCACCGTTCGGCGATTTGGTTGAAAGCCAGCTGAAAAGAAATTTCGGCGTGAAGGATTCTGGAAATATTATACCCGGCCACGGCGGAATTTTAGACCGTTTAGACAGTTTTATAATCTGCGCGCCTGTCGTATATTTATACTTTATTTTAGAAAAATTATTTTAA
- a CDS encoding phosphatidylserine decarboxylase family protein encodes MKLHKESKGTLIVAGIAFTVISILSVYFLEMWGLAIILPLLIIYGLIFWFFRVPNRDILNHKENVIAPVDGKVVMIKHVEETEFIQGKAIQVSIFMSPLNVHICRYPVSGEVIYKKYHPGKYLVAWHEKSSTENERTTVAVQSLTNHIVVFRQIAGYVARRIVFNCNEGDSAKAGHEFGFIKFGSRMDVFLPLDAEITCKIGQKTKGGIDTIAKMNA; translated from the coding sequence ATGAAACTTCATAAGGAGTCCAAAGGTACGCTGATAGTCGCGGGCATTGCCTTCACTGTAATCAGTATATTATCGGTTTATTTTTTGGAAATGTGGGGACTGGCTATCATTCTGCCACTGCTCATCATTTATGGATTAATTTTTTGGTTTTTCCGTGTCCCGAACCGCGATATTTTAAATCATAAAGAAAACGTTATCGCGCCGGTCGACGGCAAAGTGGTAATGATTAAACACGTTGAAGAAACTGAGTTTATTCAGGGAAAAGCCATTCAGGTTTCTATTTTTATGTCGCCGCTTAACGTTCACATTTGCCGATATCCCGTTTCCGGCGAGGTTATTTATAAAAAATACCATCCCGGCAAATATTTAGTGGCGTGGCACGAAAAATCGTCTACCGAAAACGAAAGAACAACCGTTGCTGTACAAAGTTTAACCAATCATATCGTGGTTTTCCGCCAAATTGCAGGCTATGTGGCGCGTCGAATTGTCTTTAACTGTAACGAAGGTGATTCCGCGAAAGCGGGCCATGAATTTGGCTTTATTAAATTCGGCTCCCGAATGGATGTCTTTTTACCATTAGACGCAGAAATTACCTGCAAAATAGGCCAAAAAACCAAAGGTGGAATTGACACGATTGCAAAAATGAACGCTTAA